A region from the Candidatus Magasanikbacteria bacterium genome encodes:
- a CDS encoding ferredoxin translates to MSKIIQNKENCIGCNSCIEYAPDYWKIGEDGKAILKRSTGKNSNQILEVEDFELEKNKLAAEACPMGCIQILDDNGKVIK, encoded by the coding sequence ATGTCCAAAATTATACAAAATAAAGAAAATTGTATTGGCTGTAATTCTTGTATTGAGTATGCGCCAGATTATTGGAAAATAGGGGAGGATGGTAAGGCAATTCTAAAAAGATCAACGGGGAAAAATAGTAATCAGATTTTAGAAGTCGAAGATTTTGAATTAGAAAAAAATAAATTAGCTGCTGAAGCTTGCCCAATGGGCTGTATTCAGATATTAGATGATAATGGAAAAGTTATAAAATAA
- a CDS encoding type II/IV secretion system protein, translating to MPFDNKQIAQILLAGDYITKKELSQARRIIKHQHAKLEDYLLSRNLLSKDLLGQAIAEFYKTSYINLGASVPSKEIVLKLSEKIAVKFNAILFKKEKGLVVVTTDNPKKHGLKSAIKREFKGKKIKIAFSLPEDIEGILLYYKKKLITRFSKIIKEGVTVAPDILNEIFHDAVLFGASDVHFEPEEKDVVVRFRIDGVLKEAGNIPKQFYSNVLNRIKILARLRIDEHQTIQDGGINVETGGETVNMRISIIPTIRGEKIAARILSHYVKGFTFEDLGISQENQEIIEKNAKKPFGMILVTGPTGSGKTTTLYSILKYINTPEINITTIEDPVEYRIPGINQIQVNEGKKITFSKGLRSIVRQDPDVVLVGEIRDKETVDIALNAALTGHLLLSTFHANNAASSLPRMTFMGAETFLLSSTLELIISQRLVRRICQQCKVSFTASHSYIKKELPHSHKIHFPEKSVRLYKGKGEDRYGKTCATCSGIGYSGRVGIYEFLEIDRELKSLILEKPSAQHIWRIAREKGTKSLMEDGIIKVRQGVTTLEEVMRVAGVNEQLTNKKHYEKKSKKKK from the coding sequence ATGCCTTTTGATAATAAACAAATAGCTCAAATTTTACTTGCTGGAGATTATATTACAAAAAAAGAACTGTCCCAAGCAAGAAGAATTATTAAACATCAGCACGCAAAACTAGAAGATTATCTACTTTCTAGAAATTTATTGAGTAAAGATCTCCTAGGTCAAGCAATAGCAGAATTTTATAAAACCTCCTACATAAACTTAGGTGCCTCTGTTCCATCAAAAGAAATTGTTCTTAAACTTTCAGAAAAAATAGCTGTAAAATTTAATGCTATTTTATTTAAAAAAGAAAAAGGGCTAGTTGTGGTTACCACAGACAATCCCAAAAAACATGGGCTTAAGTCTGCCATAAAACGAGAATTCAAGGGTAAAAAAATAAAAATAGCCTTTTCATTACCAGAAGATATAGAGGGAATTTTACTATATTACAAAAAAAAATTAATCACCAGATTTAGTAAGATTATCAAAGAAGGTGTAACGGTGGCTCCAGATATATTAAATGAAATTTTTCACGATGCTGTACTTTTTGGAGCGTCCGATGTCCATTTTGAGCCAGAAGAAAAAGATGTGGTAGTGAGATTTCGTATAGATGGTGTACTTAAAGAGGCTGGTAACATACCAAAACAATTTTATAGTAATGTTTTAAACAGAATAAAAATTTTAGCAAGATTAAGGATAGACGAGCACCAAACAATCCAAGATGGTGGTATAAATGTAGAAACTGGTGGAGAAACTGTAAATATGCGTATTTCTATTATCCCAACAATAAGAGGAGAGAAAATTGCTGCTAGAATTTTATCTCACTATGTAAAAGGTTTTACTTTTGAAGATTTGGGAATATCACAAGAAAATCAAGAGATTATAGAAAAAAATGCTAAAAAACCTTTTGGTATGATTTTAGTAACAGGCCCAACAGGTTCAGGTAAAACAACTACTCTTTACTCCATTTTAAAATATATAAATACTCCAGAAATTAACATTACGACTATTGAAGATCCTGTTGAGTATAGAATTCCAGGAATTAATCAGATTCAGGTAAACGAAGGGAAGAAAATAACCTTCTCAAAAGGTTTGCGCTCTATTGTTCGTCAAGACCCAGATGTTGTTCTTGTTGGAGAAATCCGTGATAAAGAAACTGTTGACATAGCACTAAATGCTGCACTTACAGGACACCTTCTTTTATCTACTTTTCATGCAAACAATGCCGCCTCTTCCCTACCTCGTATGACTTTTATGGGTGCTGAGACTTTTCTTTTATCATCCACACTGGAACTTATAATTTCTCAAAGGCTTGTAAGGCGAATTTGTCAGCAGTGCAAGGTTAGTTTTACAGCTTCACACTCTTATATCAAAAAAGAACTTCCCCACTCTCACAAGATACATTTTCCAGAAAAAAGCGTTCGCCTGTACAAAGGAAAGGGTGAGGATAGATATGGAAAAACTTGTGCAACCTGTTCCGGTATTGGCTACAGTGGTCGTGTTGGTATTTATGAATTTTTAGAGATAGATAGAGAATTAAAAAGTTTAATCCTAGAAAAACCATCGGCACAGCACATATGGAGGATAGCGAGGGAGAAGGGTACTAAAAGCCTTATGGAAGATGGTATTATTAAAGTACGTCAAGGTGTGACAACACTAGAAGAAGTAATGCGGGTTGCTGGGGTAAATGAACAACTTACAAACAAAAAACATTATGAAAAAAAAAGTAAAAAGAAAAAGTAA
- a CDS encoding type II secretion system GspH family protein has product MYISICKTKGFTLLEMVLVISLLGIIIAVSAPIYSVFQTKNDVDLASEMLKTSLYRAQILSRNMIEDDNWSVHIENEDITVFKGTDYPTRDLSFEEITKMSARVIVSGTTDIIFSKFTGDPQNIANIELTIDNETKTITINEKGVQGN; this is encoded by the coding sequence ATGTATATTTCTATCTGTAAAACTAAAGGTTTTACTTTGTTGGAAATGGTTTTAGTAATATCGCTACTTGGAATTATAATAGCTGTGTCTGCACCAATATACTCTGTTTTTCAAACAAAAAATGATGTCGATTTAGCCTCTGAAATGCTTAAAACAAGTCTTTACAGGGCACAGATTTTATCTAGAAATATGATAGAAGACGATAATTGGAGTGTTCATATAGAGAATGAAGATATTACTGTATTTAAAGGTACAGACTACCCCACAAGAGACCTTTCTTTTGAAGAAATAACAAAGATGTCTGCGAGGGTTATAGTAAGTGGAACAACAGATATTATATTTAGTAAGTTCACAGGAGATCCACAAAATATAGCAAATATAGAGTTAACAATAGACAATGAAACAAAAACAATCACAATTAATGAAAAAGGTGTTCAAGGAAATTAA
- a CDS encoding exonuclease domain-containing protein: MKSDKKRIFVDLEYVYPGMTRESGRPTEKEQRQVTQIAAILVNSKTNEELGFFDILVKPPFTKILPEFSTELTGITQKQMDKKGINFKEALEKFYNFCGDNTIWTFNADFGVFLQNCNYHNISFLYKNRPFIKVKQKLPFWGVDPDKYSSGTLYKAVGLKMDGHTHNALHDVRSMSAAVHKFEQTIGFAPSK; encoded by the coding sequence ATGAAATCCGATAAAAAAAGAATATTCGTAGATTTGGAATATGTCTATCCCGGAATGACTCGAGAAAGTGGAAGACCCACAGAAAAAGAACAAAGACAAGTAACACAAATAGCAGCTATTTTGGTAAATTCAAAAACAAACGAAGAGTTAGGTTTTTTTGATATATTAGTAAAACCTCCTTTTACAAAAATTCTACCAGAATTTTCAACAGAACTAACAGGAATAACACAAAAACAAATGGATAAAAAAGGGATAAATTTTAAAGAAGCTTTAGAAAAATTTTATAATTTTTGTGGAGATAATACTATTTGGACTTTCAATGCTGATTTTGGAGTATTTTTGCAAAATTGCAATTACCACAACATATCTTTTCTTTATAAAAATAGACCTTTTATAAAAGTAAAACAAAAACTCCCCTTTTGGGGAGTTGATCCAGATAAATATTCTAGCGGAACACTTTATAAAGCCGTAGGATTAAAAATGGACGGTCACACACACAATGCTTTACACGATGTGCGTAGTATGTCTGCGGCCGTCCATAAATTTGAACAAACTATCGGTTTTGCGCCATCAAAATAG
- a CDS encoding prepilin-type N-terminal cleavage/methylation domain-containing protein yields the protein MKKIIKNKKGFSLVELILYISILVFFLGSMFLFVTMVMESKAKNQTINEVERQGEFIARTIIKSIRKASSINSPSAGSSSSNLSLVMSNVTKNPTTFTLTNTDLFITEGVQTPIILNNNLIDITNIVFRNVTRASTTGIIRVEITIAHKNPANQNEFKYEKTFYGSATVRR from the coding sequence ATGAAAAAAATTATAAAAAATAAAAAAGGATTTTCACTTGTTGAATTAATATTATATATTTCTATATTGGTATTTTTTTTAGGAAGTATGTTTTTGTTTGTTACAATGGTAATGGAATCTAAAGCAAAAAATCAAACAATAAACGAAGTAGAAAGACAAGGAGAATTTATAGCAAGAACAATAATAAAATCTATAAGAAAAGCCAGCTCTATAAACTCCCCATCAGCTGGATCTAGTAGCAGTAACCTTTCTTTGGTTATGAGTAATGTCACAAAAAATCCAACGACCTTTACACTTACTAATACAGATTTATTCATTACAGAAGGTGTGCAAACACCAATTATACTAAATAATAATCTTATTGATATTACAAATATAGTATTTAGAAATGTTACAAGAGCTTCTACAACTGGTATTATTAGAGTTGAGATAACAATAGCACATAAAAATCCAGCAAATCAAAACGAATTTAAATATGAAAAAACATTTTATGGATCAGCAACTGTTAGACGATAA
- a CDS encoding type II secretion system F family protein, whose amino-acid sequence MKKKVKRKSKKKYNKKSIKRKLFLTRILISKKEKNIFIENFSLLYGSGMGISKILSILKKESKTWAMKFAITYISRNVDAGESLWKTFQKTNILSEYFISLVKMGEESGTMAENLNLILEQQRKEQVYNSKIRSAMLYPSFVISLTLVIGLGTAFFVLPRLTGIFTSLGVELPLATRILIGFSNFITEKGSIFFPILIITILLLFFFLFIYKKTNFVGFWMLFKTPGISKLIQYVELARMGYFLGTLLEASVPILKSLDSLSEASKFNLYSKFYKKLHDNVKNGLSIEESFKKYKYSKKLIPVSVQALIIAGEQSGKLGSSLIQIGKKFDAKIETTTKNLSVMLEPILLVIVWMGVLLVALAVILPIYNLVAGVGSQNKKQNQPTSPPPISTQTDIIETMPTETSTTSESTTNIKPKNLLEILPTGTGFLNVRSTPSLNGGLIEKVEPTDTYIYSETENGWYKITLDSGETGWVLGTYITILE is encoded by the coding sequence ATGAAAAAAAAAGTAAAAAGAAAAAGTAAAAAGAAATATAATAAAAAAAGTATAAAAAGAAAGTTATTTCTAACTAGAATTTTGATATCTAAAAAAGAAAAAAATATATTTATCGAGAACTTTTCTTTATTATATGGCTCTGGGATGGGTATTAGTAAAATATTATCTATTCTTAAAAAAGAAAGTAAAACTTGGGCAATGAAATTTGCCATTACCTACATTTCCAGAAATGTTGATGCAGGTGAATCGCTGTGGAAAACTTTTCAAAAAACAAACATACTTTCAGAATATTTTATATCTTTGGTAAAAATGGGAGAAGAGAGCGGGACAATGGCAGAAAACCTTAATTTAATTTTAGAACAACAAAGAAAAGAACAAGTCTATAATTCAAAAATTAGATCTGCAATGTTGTATCCAAGTTTTGTTATTTCACTTACACTAGTAATTGGTCTTGGAACAGCTTTTTTTGTACTTCCGAGGCTTACTGGTATTTTTACATCGTTGGGTGTAGAGCTACCTCTTGCTACTAGAATTCTTATTGGTTTTTCAAATTTTATAACAGAAAAAGGATCTATTTTTTTCCCAATATTAATAATTACTATTTTATTATTATTTTTCTTTTTGTTTATATATAAAAAAACGAACTTTGTTGGTTTTTGGATGTTGTTTAAAACACCTGGAATTTCCAAACTTATTCAATATGTAGAGTTAGCAAGAATGGGCTATTTTCTTGGAACACTATTAGAAGCTAGTGTTCCAATCTTAAAATCATTAGACTCACTATCAGAGGCTAGTAAATTTAACTTATATTCAAAATTTTATAAAAAACTTCATGACAATGTAAAAAATGGTCTGTCTATAGAAGAGAGTTTCAAAAAATACAAATATTCAAAAAAATTAATACCAGTATCAGTTCAAGCTCTTATTATAGCCGGAGAACAGTCTGGTAAACTAGGTTCCAGTCTTATTCAAATAGGTAAAAAATTTGACGCAAAAATAGAAACAACAACAAAAAATCTAAGTGTAATGCTCGAACCAATTTTGTTAGTTATAGTATGGATGGGTGTTCTTTTGGTAGCTTTGGCTGTAATACTACCAATCTACAATTTGGTTGCTGGAGTTGGGTCTCAAAATAAAAAACAAAATCAGCCAACTTCCCCACCACCAATAAGTACACAGACAGATATTATTGAAACAATGCCTACAGAAACATCGACAACGAGTGAGTCTACAACAAACATAAAACCTAAAAATCTTTTAGAGATTCTCCCTACGGGTACTGGGTTTTTAAATGTGCGTAGTACTCCATCTTTAAACGGTGGTTTGATCGAAAAAGTTGAGCCCACCGATACTTATATTTATTCTGAAACAGAAAATGGATGGTATAAAATAACATTAGATAGTGGTGAAACTGGATGGGTATTAGGTACTTATATAACCATTTTAGAGTAA
- a CDS encoding U32 family peptidase: MKKREIEIMSPAGSFESLYSAIKAGANSVYFGIDKLNMRARAAVNFTIEDLEKIVKICNENSVKTYLTVNIVLYNHDLKQMKKVCDSAKKAGITAIIAADISAIQYANSIDLQVHISTQANVSNIEAVKFYSKFSDVVVLARELTFGQIKDICETIKNENILGKSGELLRIEIFVHGALCVAISGKCYMSLATHNSSANRGACLQNCRRTYRVIEEDTGNELVIDNKFVMSPKDLCTVGYIDKILEAGVCVLKIEGRGRSADYVYTTTKVYREASDSYLEGDFTKEKIIKWIDELKKVFNRGFWYGGYYLGKKQEEWSASYGSQSTKERLFVGRVVHYYPKVGIAEIKLETKDVLEGEEVCITGPTTGILKEKVAGLRVEGEKFNKSKKGDIITFKVSERVRKNDKLFVIRDRKYVQNYTK; encoded by the coding sequence ATGAAAAAAAGAGAAATAGAAATAATGTCACCAGCGGGCTCTTTTGAGAGTTTGTATTCGGCAATAAAAGCAGGCGCAAATTCTGTTTATTTTGGAATAGACAAACTAAATATGCGTGCTCGCGCAGCGGTAAATTTTACAATAGAAGATTTAGAAAAAATAGTAAAAATTTGTAATGAAAACAGTGTAAAAACTTATTTAACAGTAAATATAGTTTTGTATAATCATGATTTAAAACAAATGAAAAAGGTTTGTGATTCTGCAAAAAAAGCTGGAATTACAGCAATAATCGCAGCAGATATCTCAGCTATTCAATACGCAAATTCTATTGATTTGCAGGTTCACATTTCTACACAGGCAAATGTTTCAAATATAGAAGCTGTAAAGTTTTACTCAAAATTTTCAGATGTTGTTGTTTTGGCACGCGAATTGACTTTTGGACAAATTAAAGATATTTGCGAAACTATAAAAAATGAAAATATTTTAGGTAAAAGTGGAGAATTACTAAGAATTGAGATTTTTGTACACGGAGCACTTTGTGTTGCAATTTCAGGAAAATGCTATATGAGTCTGGCAACACACAATTCTTCTGCAAATAGGGGTGCGTGTCTACAAAATTGTCGCAGAACCTATAGAGTAATAGAAGAAGACACTGGAAATGAATTGGTAATAGACAATAAATTTGTGATGTCGCCCAAAGATTTGTGTACAGTTGGGTATATCGATAAGATTTTGGAGGCAGGTGTCTGTGTGCTAAAAATAGAGGGAAGAGGAAGGTCTGCAGATTATGTTTACACAACTACAAAAGTTTACAGAGAGGCATCAGATAGTTATCTGGAAGGAGACTTTACAAAAGAAAAAATTATAAAATGGATAGATGAATTGAAAAAAGTATTCAATCGTGGTTTTTGGTATGGTGGGTATTATCTTGGAAAAAAACAAGAAGAATGGAGCGCTTCATATGGTTCACAGTCTACAAAAGAAAGATTATTTGTTGGAAGAGTAGTTCACTATTATCCAAAAGTTGGAATTGCAGAAATTAAACTGGAGACAAAAGATGTACTAGAAGGTGAAGAGGTCTGTATTACGGGTCCAACAACGGGAATTCTTAAAGAAAAAGTAGCGGGGCTGAGGGTTGAAGGAGAAAAATTTAATAAATCTAAAAAAGGTGATATAATTACTTTCAAGGTTTCAGAAAGAGTAAGAAAAAATGATAAGTTATTTGTAATAAGAGATAGAAAATATGTCCAAAATTATACAAAATAA
- a CDS encoding HD domain-containing protein — translation MVKPARILGLNHELCSASAIGHDIGHTPFGHAGESFLAEVTGKKFRHNIFSVVIAQFIERTGSGLGLTHQTLSGMKNHSRGGGDVVSDLKASLEDNLLMLGDKIAYTWSDINDIFFRLKLLDIADFPELQILMNWFGNNQRERMKTCIIGLCNESVEKNTISFIDSDAGAKFNRIKKLCMKKIW, via the coding sequence GTGGTTAAACCTGCTAGAATTTTAGGGCTGAACCACGAATTATGTTCTGCTTCTGCTATTGGTCATGATATTGGGCATACACCATTTGGTCATGCTGGAGAAAGTTTTTTGGCAGAAGTGACAGGTAAAAAATTTAGGCATAATATTTTTAGCGTTGTGATTGCCCAATTTATTGAAAGAACTGGGAGTGGTTTAGGGCTCACACACCAAACTTTGTCTGGGATGAAGAATCATTCTAGAGGTGGTGGAGATGTTGTTTCAGATTTAAAAGCATCATTAGAAGATAATTTGTTGATGTTGGGGGATAAAATAGCTTACACATGGTCGGATATAAATGATATATTTTTTAGGTTAAAACTTTTGGATATTGCTGATTTTCCAGAATTGCAAATACTTATGAATTGGTTTGGAAATAACCAAAGAGAAAGGATGAAAACCTGTATTATTGGTTTGTGCAACGAATCCGTAGAAAAAAATACGATTTCCTTTATCGATAGTGATGCTGGAGCTAAATTTAATCGTATAAAAAAACTATGTATGAAAAAAATATGGTAA
- a CDS encoding type II secretion system GspH family protein — MKNQKGFTMIELLLTISIIAILYAMVVFIIDPETRFQETRNAERSVEIHTILNAIHQYRVDNNGNLPTTITQTQTEICKTNALDCTGLIDLSILTTNEEYLVDIPLDPSGVCDPNGVCYEIKKSGNSGRITVIAPDAEAGETISVKR, encoded by the coding sequence ATGAAAAATCAAAAAGGATTCACAATGATAGAACTTTTACTTACAATATCAATTATTGCTATTTTGTATGCTATGGTTGTATTTATAATAGATCCTGAAACACGCTTTCAAGAAACAAGAAATGCAGAAAGGAGTGTAGAAATACACACAATTTTAAATGCAATTCATCAATATCGAGTAGATAACAATGGAAACCTACCAACCACAATTACACAAACTCAAACTGAAATTTGTAAGACAAATGCTTTAGATTGCACAGGATTAATTGATCTGTCTATTTTAACTACAAACGAAGAATATTTAGTAGACATACCGCTTGACCCAAGTGGTGTCTGCGACCCAAATGGAGTATGTTATGAAATTAAAAAATCAGGAAATTCTGGTAGAATAACTGTGATTGCTCCAGACGCAGAAGCTGGAGAGACTATATCGGTAAAAAGATAA